A region of Rhizobium grahamii DNA encodes the following proteins:
- a CDS encoding DUF1127 domain-containing protein: protein MNVARSFNNWRKFRQTISELGRMSNRELHDLGIDRSDIHRVAREAVGR from the coding sequence ATGAACGTAGCACGCTCTTTCAATAACTGGCGGAAGTTCCGTCAGACCATTTCTGAACTTGGCCGTATGTCGAACCGCGAACTCCACGACCTCGGTATCGATCGTTCGGACATCCACCGCGTTGCACGCGAAGCTGTGGGCCGCTAA
- a CDS encoding IMPACT family protein yields MFALERVESLEQIVKKSRFRAIAAPVASEQAAKDFLASHSDLGANHNCWAWRIGQAYRFSDDGEPSGTAGKPILQAIDGQSLDNVAVVVTRWFGGVLLGTGGLIRAYGGTAAACLRAAPIVELIPTLDAAITVQFSDLALVKAKLAAFPAVRIVQETFVESGAALVLTVPQASAADIAVILADATSGRVVLAPES; encoded by the coding sequence ATGTTTGCATTGGAACGTGTCGAAAGCTTAGAGCAGATCGTCAAGAAGAGCCGCTTCCGCGCGATCGCGGCGCCGGTCGCGTCCGAGCAAGCGGCCAAGGATTTCCTGGCAAGCCACAGCGATCTCGGCGCAAACCACAATTGCTGGGCCTGGCGTATCGGGCAAGCCTATCGTTTCAGCGACGACGGCGAGCCGAGCGGAACGGCCGGCAAGCCCATTCTTCAAGCCATTGATGGTCAATCGCTGGATAACGTAGCGGTGGTGGTGACCCGCTGGTTCGGGGGCGTGCTGCTCGGGACCGGCGGGCTGATCCGTGCCTACGGCGGAACGGCGGCTGCCTGCCTGCGCGCCGCCCCGATCGTCGAATTGATCCCGACGCTCGATGCCGCCATCACAGTCCAGTTCTCCGATCTTGCGCTGGTGAAGGCGAAATTGGCCGCTTTCCCGGCTGTGCGCATCGTTCAGGAAACATTCGTCGAGTCAGGTGCTGCGCTCGTCTTGACCGTGCCACAGGCCAGCGCCGCCGATATCGCGGTGATCCTCGCTGATGCGACAAGCGGACGTGTCGTACTTGCTCCGGAAAGCTGA
- the mprF gene encoding bifunctional lysylphosphatidylglycerol flippase/synthetase MprF — MPGHNQVEDIQDTEESALRGFFRQYRTHLTAIATLAVFCMVGFAIMQLTNEVRYDDVVQALADTKLSSILLALFFTALSFLALVFYDANAIDYIGKKLPFPQVALTAFSAYAVGNTAGFGALSGGAIRYRAYSRLGLSPEEIGRVIAFVTIAFGLGLAGVGAIALLAIADEIAPLINVSSLLLRLIGGSVVAVLAGMMVLGSGGRALRIGRVSIRLPDSATWSRQFLVAAFDIAASATVLYVLLPQTAISWPVFLAVYAIAVGLGVLSHVPAGLGVFETVIIASLGSAVNIDAVLGSLVLYRLIYHVVPLLLAVLAVSATELRRFADHPVASGVRRIGIRLMPQLLSTFTLLLGVMLIFSSVTPTPDSNLAFLSDYVPLPIVEGAHFLSSLFGLALVVAARGLGQRLDGAWWVCILSAAAALAMSLLKAIALVEACFLGFLIFGLFVSRRLFRRHASLLNQTLTASWLMAIAVVCVGAIVILLFVYRDVEYSNELWWQFEFAGEAPRGLRAVLGITIISSAIAIFSLLRPATTRPEPASDDALLRAVEIVGKQRYADANLVRMGDKSIMFSEKGDAFIMYGRQGRSWIALFDPIGERSALPELVWRFVEAARAAGCRAVFYQISPALLSHCADAGLRAFKLGELAVSDLRTFEMKGGKWANLRQTASRAQRDGLEFEVIPPENVGSVMDDLAAVSNAWLQDHNAKEKGFSLGAFETDYIASQPVGILKREGQIVAFANILVTDAKDEGTIDLMRFSPDAPKGSMDFLFVQIMEYLRNEGFAHFNLGMAPLSGMSKRETAPVWDRIGSTVFEHGERFYNFKGLRAFKSKFHPQWHPRYLAVSGGGNPMIALMDATLLIGGGLKGVVRK; from the coding sequence ATGCCGGGGCATAACCAGGTGGAAGATATTCAAGATACGGAGGAGTCCGCGCTGCGCGGGTTCTTCAGACAATACCGCACGCATCTGACTGCGATTGCGACCCTTGCCGTGTTCTGCATGGTGGGATTCGCCATCATGCAGTTGACCAACGAGGTGCGTTACGACGACGTCGTTCAGGCGCTGGCGGACACGAAGCTCAGTTCGATCCTGCTCGCGCTGTTCTTCACCGCGCTCAGCTTTCTGGCGCTGGTGTTCTACGATGCGAACGCGATCGACTATATCGGCAAGAAGCTTCCGTTCCCGCAGGTCGCCCTGACCGCCTTCAGCGCCTATGCCGTCGGCAATACGGCGGGTTTCGGCGCCTTGAGCGGCGGCGCCATTCGCTATCGCGCCTATTCCCGGCTTGGCCTGTCGCCGGAAGAGATCGGTCGCGTCATCGCCTTCGTGACGATTGCCTTCGGCCTCGGCCTTGCGGGCGTTGGTGCAATCGCGTTGCTTGCCATCGCTGACGAGATCGCGCCGCTTATCAATGTAAGCAGCCTGTTGCTTCGGCTGATCGGCGGTTCCGTCGTCGCGGTGCTGGCCGGTATGATGGTTCTTGGAAGCGGCGGACGCGCACTCAGGATTGGTCGCGTGTCGATCCGCCTGCCGGACTCGGCCACGTGGTCGCGGCAGTTTCTGGTCGCGGCCTTCGACATTGCCGCGTCAGCAACCGTTCTCTACGTGCTGCTTCCGCAAACGGCGATCAGCTGGCCTGTGTTCCTCGCCGTCTACGCGATCGCCGTCGGTCTTGGCGTATTGAGCCACGTGCCTGCCGGTCTCGGCGTGTTCGAAACCGTCATCATTGCCTCGCTCGGTAGTGCAGTGAATATCGATGCCGTCCTCGGCTCGCTTGTTCTTTATCGGCTCATCTATCACGTCGTTCCGCTGCTGCTCGCAGTCCTCGCCGTCTCCGCGACCGAACTTCGCCGCTTTGCCGATCATCCGGTGGCATCGGGGGTCCGGCGCATCGGCATACGGCTGATGCCGCAGCTTCTGTCGACCTTCACGCTGCTTCTCGGCGTCATGCTGATCTTTTCGAGCGTCACGCCGACGCCGGATTCCAACCTCGCTTTCCTATCTGACTATGTGCCGCTGCCAATCGTCGAAGGCGCGCACTTTCTCTCGAGCCTGTTCGGACTTGCGCTTGTCGTTGCTGCGCGCGGCCTTGGACAGCGGCTCGATGGAGCGTGGTGGGTCTGCATCCTGTCCGCCGCCGCGGCCCTCGCGATGTCGCTGCTGAAGGCGATCGCGCTGGTAGAGGCATGTTTCCTCGGCTTCCTGATCTTCGGTCTCTTTGTCAGCCGCCGTCTGTTCCGCCGTCACGCCTCGCTGCTGAACCAGACGCTGACAGCGTCGTGGCTGATGGCTATTGCCGTCGTCTGCGTCGGCGCGATCGTTATCCTGCTCTTCGTCTATCGCGACGTGGAATACAGCAACGAGCTCTGGTGGCAGTTCGAGTTTGCCGGCGAGGCACCGCGCGGCCTGCGTGCCGTGCTCGGCATAACGATCATTTCGTCGGCCATTGCGATCTTCAGTCTGCTCCGCCCGGCAACGACGCGGCCCGAGCCGGCTTCGGACGATGCGTTGTTGCGGGCGGTGGAGATCGTCGGCAAGCAGCGTTATGCTGACGCCAATCTGGTGCGCATGGGCGACAAGAGCATCATGTTCTCGGAAAAGGGCGATGCCTTCATCATGTACGGCCGCCAGGGCCGGTCATGGATCGCGCTGTTCGACCCGATCGGCGAGCGCAGTGCGTTGCCGGAACTTGTCTGGCGCTTTGTCGAGGCAGCGCGCGCCGCCGGCTGTCGCGCTGTCTTCTACCAGATCTCGCCCGCGCTGCTGTCGCACTGCGCCGATGCGGGGCTGCGGGCATTCAAGCTCGGTGAGCTTGCAGTCTCCGACCTTCGCACGTTCGAGATGAAGGGCGGAAAGTGGGCCAACCTGCGCCAGACGGCTAGCCGCGCGCAGCGTGACGGGCTGGAGTTCGAGGTCATTCCGCCGGAGAATGTCGGTTCAGTCATGGACGATCTGGCTGCCGTTTCGAACGCTTGGCTGCAGGATCACAACGCGAAGGAGAAGGGCTTTTCGCTCGGTGCCTTCGAGACCGACTATATCGCGTCGCAGCCTGTCGGCATTCTCAAGCGCGAGGGCCAGATCGTGGCTTTCGCCAATATCCTGGTCACCGACGCCAAGGACGAGGGAACGATCGACCTGATGCGGTTTTCTCCGGATGCGCCGAAAGGGTCGATGGACTTTCTTTTCGTCCAAATCATGGAGTACCTCCGCAACGAAGGCTTCGCGCATTTCAACCTGGGCATGGCGCCCCTCTCGGGCATGTCCAAGCGCGAGACGGCGCCGGTCTGGGACAGGATCGGCAGCACGGTGTTCGAACACGGAGAGCGCTTCTATAACTTCAAGGGCCTCAGGGCCTTCAAATCCAAGTTTCATCCTCAGTGGCATCCGCGCTATCTCGCGGTGTCTGGTGGAGGCAATCCGATGATCGCATTGATGGATGCTACGCTCCTGATCGGCGGCGGATTGAAAGGGGTCGTAAGGAAATGA
- the gnd gene encoding phosphogluconate dehydrogenase (NAD(+)-dependent, decarboxylating), whose product MQLGMVGLGRMGNYMVQRLMRDGHECVVYDAKPENVADLVGRGALGSASLEEFVSKLSRPRAVWLMLPAAITDKVIAQLVPLLHDDDIIIDGGNSYYHDDIRRGAELITKGIHYVDVGTSGGVFGLERGYCLMIGGEKGIVQSLSPIFASLAPGEGDVPPSANRDAQPTSTAEKGYLHCGPHGAGHFVKMVHNGIEYGLMAAYAEGFNILKHANIGSGSQEADAETAPLAHPEYYRYDFNLQDVAEVWRRGSVITSWLLDLTSDALHVDPGLAKYAGRVSDSGEGRWTIMAAIDESVPTPVLSAALYGRFSSRDNDEFANKVLSAMRAGFGGHVEKPKV is encoded by the coding sequence ATGCAGCTTGGCATGGTGGGTTTGGGCCGGATGGGCAACTACATGGTCCAGCGTTTGATGCGCGACGGCCATGAGTGCGTCGTTTACGACGCCAAGCCCGAAAATGTGGCCGATCTCGTTGGCAGGGGCGCGCTTGGCAGCGCTTCGCTGGAAGAGTTTGTTTCCAAGCTTTCGCGTCCGCGCGCGGTGTGGCTGATGCTGCCGGCGGCGATAACGGACAAGGTGATTGCCCAGCTCGTGCCGCTCTTGCACGACGACGACATCATCATCGACGGCGGCAACTCCTACTACCACGACGACATCAGGCGCGGTGCGGAGCTGATCACGAAGGGCATTCACTACGTCGACGTCGGAACCAGCGGCGGCGTGTTCGGCCTCGAGCGTGGATATTGCCTGATGATCGGTGGCGAAAAGGGCATCGTGCAGTCGCTGTCGCCGATCTTCGCGTCGCTCGCGCCGGGCGAGGGCGATGTCCCTCCATCGGCGAACAGGGATGCGCAGCCCACGAGCACCGCGGAGAAGGGATACCTGCATTGCGGTCCTCACGGCGCCGGCCATTTCGTCAAGATGGTCCACAACGGCATCGAATACGGGCTGATGGCGGCTTATGCAGAAGGGTTCAACATTCTGAAGCATGCGAATATCGGCTCCGGCTCGCAGGAAGCAGACGCCGAGACCGCTCCGCTGGCGCATCCCGAGTACTACCGCTACGACTTCAATCTGCAGGACGTCGCAGAGGTATGGCGGCGCGGTAGCGTGATCACGTCCTGGCTGCTCGATCTGACGTCGGATGCGTTGCACGTAGACCCCGGCCTAGCCAAATATGCTGGCCGCGTGTCCGATTCCGGCGAGGGCCGCTGGACGATCATGGCGGCGATCGACGAGAGCGTGCCGACCCCGGTTCTGAGCGCGGCTCTCTATGGTCGCTTCTCGTCCCGCGACAACGACGAATTCGCCAACAAGGTCCTTTCGGCCATGCGTGCCGGCTTCGGCGGCCATGTCGAGAAGCCCAAAGTATAA
- the ruvB gene encoding Holliday junction branch migration DNA helicase RuvB, giving the protein MSDPARLISSEKRGEDFDATLRPQSLDEFTGQAEARANLKIFIEAAKNRGEALDHVLFVGPPGLGKTTLAQIMAKELGVNFRSTSGPVIAKAGDLAALLTNLEERDVLFIDEIHRLNPAVEEILYPAMEDFQLDLIIGEGPAARSVKIDLSKFTLVAATTRLGLLTTPLRDRFGIPVRLSFYTVAELELIVRRGARLMNLPMTEEGAREIARRARGTPRIAGRLLRRVRDFAEVAKAEAVTREIADEALTRLLVDNMGLDQLDNRYLNMIAVNFAGGPVGIETIAAGLSEPRDAIEDIIEPYMIQQGFIQRTPRGRVLTATAWKHLGMQPPKDLEAAQFRLFQEED; this is encoded by the coding sequence ATGAGTGACCCCGCGCGCTTGATATCCTCGGAAAAGCGGGGAGAAGACTTTGATGCGACCCTGCGTCCTCAGTCGCTCGACGAGTTCACCGGCCAGGCAGAAGCACGCGCCAACCTGAAGATCTTCATCGAGGCCGCCAAGAACCGTGGCGAGGCGCTCGATCACGTTCTCTTCGTCGGCCCTCCGGGTCTCGGCAAGACGACGCTTGCGCAAATCATGGCCAAGGAGCTTGGTGTCAATTTTCGCTCGACATCAGGCCCGGTCATTGCCAAGGCGGGCGATCTCGCCGCGCTGCTGACAAACCTCGAGGAGCGCGACGTCCTATTCATCGACGAAATCCATCGTCTCAATCCGGCGGTCGAGGAAATCCTCTACCCCGCAATGGAAGATTTTCAGCTCGACCTGATCATCGGCGAAGGTCCGGCCGCTCGGTCGGTGAAGATCGATCTCTCGAAGTTCACGCTGGTTGCGGCGACCACCCGGCTTGGCCTGCTGACGACGCCGCTGCGCGACCGCTTCGGCATTCCCGTGCGCCTGAGCTTCTACACGGTTGCGGAACTGGAACTGATCGTGCGCCGCGGCGCGCGACTGATGAACCTGCCGATGACCGAGGAAGGCGCCCGCGAGATCGCGCGCCGAGCCCGCGGTACGCCGCGCATCGCCGGCCGCCTGTTGCGCCGTGTCCGCGATTTTGCCGAGGTTGCGAAAGCCGAAGCTGTCACGCGCGAGATTGCGGATGAGGCGCTGACCCGCCTCCTGGTCGACAACATGGGCCTGGACCAGCTCGATAACCGTTATCTGAACATGATCGCCGTCAATTTCGCTGGTGGCCCGGTCGGCATCGAAACGATTGCCGCCGGCCTTTCCGAACCACGCGACGCGATCGAAGACATCATCGAGCCTTACATGATCCAGCAGGGCTTCATCCAGCGCACGCCGCGCGGCCGCGTCCTGACGGCAACAGCGTGGAAGCACCTCGGCATGCAGCCACCGAAGGATCTTGAAGCGGCGCAGTTTCGACTATTTCAGGAAGAGGATTGA
- the ruvC gene encoding crossover junction endodeoxyribonuclease RuvC produces the protein MQNTIRIIGIDPGLRRTGWGIIDTLGNSLRFVASGTVTSDGDMDLASRLCQLHDGLAEVVHVHQPHEAAVEQTFVNKDAVATLKLGQARGIAMLVPARAGLQVSEYAPNAVKKAVIGVGHGEKRQIHMMLKILMPKVEFKGDDAADALAIAICHAHNRGSNRMRQAALAG, from the coding sequence ATGCAAAATACGATTCGGATCATTGGCATCGACCCCGGACTACGGCGCACCGGCTGGGGGATAATAGACACGCTCGGCAATTCCCTGCGTTTTGTCGCCTCTGGGACGGTAACGTCGGATGGCGATATGGATCTCGCTTCCCGCCTTTGCCAGCTGCATGACGGGCTTGCCGAGGTCGTCCATGTGCACCAGCCGCATGAAGCCGCGGTCGAACAGACCTTCGTCAACAAGGACGCCGTCGCGACGCTGAAGCTCGGACAGGCACGCGGCATCGCCATGCTGGTGCCGGCGCGCGCCGGCCTGCAGGTCTCCGAATATGCGCCGAACGCCGTGAAGAAGGCGGTGATCGGCGTTGGCCACGGCGAGAAGCGTCAGATCCACATGATGCTGAAGATCCTGATGCCGAAGGTCGAATTCAAGGGCGACGACGCCGCCGACGCGCTGGCGATCGCGATCTGCCACGCCCACAACCGCGGCAGCAACCGCATGCGGCAGGCCGCGCTGGCTGGATGA
- a CDS encoding mechanosensitive ion channel family protein, which produces MADTFYQRAVLRFCLLVATLAITASASAQTVAPAADQAPPAEVRQMLQLMQTPQAKQWMATQMQAAPSTEAPASSDQMSVLSTFFGHARHHLDMVSGAAMGLPDEVENASALVERDIEPTGWSWVGIEVLVLLLAGPVVELLFRMVVPKPRIRRPDGEVTTVAHHAAANLIYRIVPAIVFVAATFIALAAINWPPLTQSMAIAVAIALIVARLTISLGRLLVALVTLPKPDGERQVSRATALFWFRRSAVFVIYFAFGWVVIQMLARLGFSAGSRYLAAYALGIGLFLIATEAVWSRPAENRHKSATVSWSLTVYFLLLWGLWVAGFNLLLWIGIYLLLLPRALSVATLAVRSLHQAEAGFLAKRRIATVLLDRGVRALIIAAAAMWLGRILGFAADRMAAGETIVDRIVRGSIGGIVILLAADLLWHLARAYINGRLDDAPLEGAINDEDRAKRARLQTLLPIFRNILAVVIAVIAVLMVLSGLGIEIGPLIAGAGVVGVAVGFGAQTIVKDVISGMFYLWDDAFRVGEYIESGSHKGVVEAFSLRSVRLRHHRGPLTTVPFGELGAVRNLNRDWTIDKITLNVTYDTDLVKAKKVIKQIGQQLLDNPDYSPHIIETLKMKGVEQFGEFAIQIRLAMMTKPGEQFVIRRNALAMIRNAFKENGIEFAVPTVQVSGEGRDSEARAAAARFASQHSDPGQASA; this is translated from the coding sequence ATGGCCGATACGTTCTATCAGCGCGCTGTGCTGCGGTTTTGCCTGCTGGTCGCTACGCTCGCCATAACGGCAAGCGCTTCGGCGCAGACGGTCGCACCCGCTGCGGACCAGGCGCCACCCGCCGAAGTCCGCCAGATGCTGCAACTGATGCAGACGCCGCAGGCCAAGCAGTGGATGGCGACGCAGATGCAGGCCGCACCTTCGACCGAAGCTCCGGCCTCAAGCGATCAGATGTCCGTGCTATCGACGTTCTTCGGTCATGCACGCCATCACCTCGATATGGTGTCGGGCGCCGCGATGGGCCTGCCTGACGAGGTGGAGAACGCGTCTGCCCTCGTCGAGCGCGACATCGAGCCTACGGGATGGTCGTGGGTCGGCATCGAGGTTCTGGTGCTGTTGCTCGCCGGCCCGGTGGTCGAGCTGCTTTTCCGGATGGTCGTTCCCAAGCCGAGGATACGTCGGCCGGACGGTGAAGTGACGACAGTTGCGCACCATGCCGCCGCCAACCTGATCTATCGCATCGTGCCTGCGATTGTCTTCGTGGCGGCAACCTTCATTGCGCTCGCCGCCATCAACTGGCCGCCGCTTACGCAATCCATGGCAATTGCCGTCGCCATAGCGCTGATCGTTGCGCGGCTTACCATATCACTGGGCCGCCTGCTGGTGGCGCTCGTCACGCTGCCGAAGCCGGACGGGGAACGCCAGGTGTCGCGGGCGACCGCACTCTTCTGGTTCCGGCGCTCTGCGGTCTTCGTGATCTATTTTGCTTTCGGTTGGGTGGTCATCCAGATGTTGGCGCGGCTCGGCTTTTCCGCCGGGTCGCGATATCTCGCGGCTTATGCGCTGGGGATTGGCTTGTTCCTGATCGCTACCGAGGCGGTGTGGTCGCGACCGGCTGAAAACCGCCACAAGAGCGCGACGGTGTCGTGGTCATTGACGGTCTACTTCCTTCTTCTCTGGGGATTGTGGGTGGCGGGCTTCAACCTGCTGCTCTGGATCGGCATCTATTTGCTGCTCCTGCCGCGCGCTCTGTCGGTCGCCACGCTTGCTGTGCGCTCGCTGCATCAGGCGGAAGCAGGCTTCCTGGCGAAGCGGCGGATCGCGACGGTGCTGCTCGACCGAGGCGTGCGCGCGCTGATCATTGCTGCCGCGGCGATGTGGCTCGGGCGAATTCTCGGGTTTGCCGCCGATAGAATGGCCGCCGGCGAGACGATTGTCGATCGTATCGTTCGGGGTTCGATTGGCGGCATCGTCATCCTGCTTGCGGCGGACCTGCTGTGGCATCTGGCCCGGGCCTACATCAACGGCCGGCTCGACGATGCACCGCTCGAGGGTGCGATCAATGACGAGGACCGGGCAAAACGCGCACGGCTGCAGACGCTGCTTCCGATCTTCCGCAACATCCTTGCCGTCGTCATCGCCGTCATTGCCGTTCTGATGGTGTTGTCGGGCCTTGGCATCGAGATCGGACCGCTGATCGCGGGCGCCGGCGTCGTCGGCGTCGCTGTCGGCTTTGGAGCGCAGACGATCGTCAAGGACGTGATCAGCGGCATGTTCTATCTGTGGGACGATGCCTTCCGTGTCGGAGAATATATCGAGAGCGGCAGCCACAAGGGCGTCGTGGAGGCCTTCAGCCTTCGTTCCGTCCGGCTTCGGCATCACCGGGGACCTTTGACAACAGTGCCGTTCGGCGAGCTTGGAGCGGTGCGCAATCTCAACCGCGACTGGACGATCGACAAGATCACGCTGAACGTCACATACGATACCGACCTCGTGAAGGCCAAGAAGGTCATCAAGCAGATCGGCCAGCAACTGCTCGACAATCCCGACTATAGCCCGCACATCATCGAAACGCTGAAGATGAAAGGCGTGGAGCAGTTCGGCGAGTTCGCGATCCAGATCAGGCTAGCGATGATGACGAAACCCGGCGAGCAGTTCGTCATCCGCCGCAATGCCCTGGCAATGATCCGCAATGCCTTCAAGGAGAATGGAATCGAGTTCGCCGTGCCGACAGTGCAGGTTTCCGGCGAGGGGCGCGATTCCGAGGCACGGGCGGCTGCCGCACGGTTCGCTTCGCAGCATTCGGACCCCGGTCAGGCGAGCGCATAG
- a CDS encoding DinB family protein codes for MPDFDPCRSFRKLAYNNALANHRLHAACQRLQPGEFEAARVSFFPSIKSTLNHILTVDWFYVDGLEGGTLGPAAWQVEEPFGDIERLSQAQRRVDQRLVTLCERLTPIDLASTVELHRSDRIQRELMEDVLSHLFQHQTHHRGQVHAMLSGTSVRPPQLDEFIVADDARFRGGEVAALGWREETLMR; via the coding sequence TTGCCTGATTTCGACCCCTGCCGCAGCTTCCGCAAGCTTGCCTATAACAACGCGCTTGCAAACCACAGGCTTCATGCGGCTTGTCAACGGCTGCAGCCGGGCGAGTTCGAAGCCGCCCGCGTAAGCTTCTTTCCCTCGATCAAGTCGACGCTGAACCACATCCTCACCGTCGACTGGTTCTACGTCGATGGTCTCGAAGGCGGGACACTGGGACCTGCCGCCTGGCAGGTGGAGGAACCCTTCGGCGATATCGAGAGACTGTCGCAAGCGCAGAGACGGGTGGATCAGCGGCTCGTCACGCTCTGTGAGCGCCTGACGCCGATCGATCTCGCTTCGACGGTCGAGCTGCATCGCAGCGACCGCATCCAGCGTGAGCTGATGGAAGACGTGCTCTCCCATCTCTTTCAGCACCAGACACATCATCGCGGCCAGGTTCACGCCATGCTGTCAGGCACCAGCGTAAGGCCGCCTCAACTCGACGAATTCATCGTCGCCGACGATGCTCGCTTCCGGGGCGGCGAAGTCGCCGCCCTCGGCTGGCGCGAAGAGACGCTGATGCGTTAG
- a CDS encoding virulence factor family protein, translating to MMKRYLLAAACALLMAVPAARAASESTQDFETGIIPSPHIFLPDGDVKGAVMLISDAAGWGDKEKAEADRLVGEGAVVIGVDFPSYMQALRDYDVSENDGCIYMVSDIESLSQQVQRAAGNSAYHLPIIAGIGEGGALALAIAAQTPDATIGQTLAIDPVAGIPLTHELCTPAKKQTVGDRMIYGLSEIALPDPIIASFTSAANKDGRAHVEELKKAHPDIDIRDSEDDAQTTLSDTLDDLIAASGNAGNPLGLPLTILDAKPAFDTMAVIYSGDGGWRDIDKEVGAALQKQGIPVVGVDSLHYFWSERKPQETADDLGKIIELYRKQWKVKHVLLVGYSFGADVVPAAYTRLKPAAKGAIAQMSLLSLSHEVDYQISVMGWLGQKTEGAGGDPVEDLKNVDPKIVQCIYGKEDDDEVACPDLKSSGADVIALAGDHHFDENYELLSKTIVDGLKSRLQD from the coding sequence ATGATGAAAAGATATCTTCTCGCCGCCGCATGCGCATTGCTGATGGCCGTACCTGCTGCAAGGGCTGCAAGCGAAAGCACGCAGGACTTCGAAACCGGCATTATTCCATCTCCGCACATTTTCTTGCCTGACGGCGACGTCAAGGGCGCGGTGATGCTGATCTCGGATGCTGCCGGTTGGGGCGACAAGGAAAAGGCCGAGGCCGACCGCCTGGTGGGCGAGGGGGCCGTGGTCATCGGCGTCGATTTTCCCTCGTACATGCAGGCGCTGAGAGATTACGACGTCAGCGAGAACGACGGCTGCATCTACATGGTCTCCGACATCGAGTCGCTCAGTCAGCAGGTTCAGCGCGCCGCCGGCAACAGCGCCTACCACCTCCCGATCATCGCAGGCATTGGCGAAGGCGGCGCACTTGCTCTCGCAATCGCCGCACAGACGCCGGATGCCACCATTGGCCAGACGCTTGCGATCGATCCGGTCGCCGGTATTCCCCTTACCCACGAGCTCTGCACGCCAGCCAAGAAGCAAACCGTCGGTGACCGGATGATCTACGGCCTCAGCGAGATCGCGTTGCCCGATCCCATCATCGCGTCCTTCACCTCGGCGGCGAACAAGGACGGACGTGCGCATGTCGAAGAACTCAAGAAGGCGCATCCCGACATCGACATCCGGGACTCCGAAGATGATGCCCAGACGACGCTCAGCGACACGCTGGATGATCTGATCGCCGCTTCGGGCAATGCCGGCAACCCGCTCGGGCTGCCGTTGACCATATTGGACGCGAAGCCCGCCTTCGACACGATGGCGGTCATCTATTCCGGTGATGGCGGCTGGCGCGATATCGACAAGGAGGTCGGTGCCGCGCTGCAGAAGCAGGGCATTCCCGTCGTCGGCGTCGATTCCCTCCACTATTTCTGGTCGGAGCGGAAGCCGCAGGAGACGGCTGACGACCTTGGCAAGATCATCGAGCTTTACCGCAAGCAGTGGAAGGTCAAGCACGTGCTGCTCGTCGGCTACTCGTTCGGCGCCGACGTCGTGCCGGCCGCCTATACGCGGCTGAAGCCAGCGGCCAAGGGCGCAATCGCGCAGATGTCGCTGTTGTCCCTGTCGCACGAAGTCGACTACCAGATTTCCGTCATGGGCTGGCTCGGCCAGAAGACGGAAGGTGCCGGTGGCGACCCGGTGGAAGACCTGAAGAATGTCGACCCCAAGATCGTCCAGTGCATCTACGGCAAGGAAGACGACGACGAGGTTGCCTGCCCTGATCTGAAGAGCAGCGGTGCCGATGTCATTGCCCTGGCCGGCGATCATCATTTCGATGAAAACTACGAGCTGCTCAGCAAGACGATCGTCGACGGACTGAAGTCGCGACTGCAGGACTAA
- the ruvA gene encoding Holliday junction branch migration protein RuvA, with the protein MIGKLKGTIEELGDDYVLVDVHGVCYVAYCSSRTLSRLGSVGEACVLFIETYVREDQLKLFGFMSALEREWFNLLQSVQGVGAKVALAVLSTLTPSELANAIALQDRTAVSRAQGVGPKVAVRIVTELKNKAPAFAGEATANIALKQELGEGVAAAPVADAVSALTNLGYSRDQAANAVAAAMKTAGEGADSAKLIRLGLKELAR; encoded by the coding sequence ATGATCGGCAAGCTCAAAGGCACCATTGAAGAACTCGGCGACGACTATGTGCTGGTCGATGTCCATGGCGTTTGTTACGTCGCGTACTGCTCCAGCCGCACATTGTCCCGGCTCGGTTCGGTCGGCGAGGCCTGCGTCCTTTTCATCGAAACCTATGTGCGCGAAGACCAGCTGAAGCTCTTCGGCTTCATGAGCGCGCTCGAACGGGAATGGTTCAACCTGCTGCAGAGCGTCCAAGGCGTCGGCGCCAAGGTCGCGCTTGCCGTTCTTTCAACGCTTACCCCGAGCGAGCTTGCGAACGCCATCGCCCTCCAGGATCGCACCGCCGTATCGCGTGCGCAGGGTGTCGGTCCCAAGGTCGCCGTCCGTATCGTGACCGAGCTCAAAAACAAGGCACCGGCCTTTGCCGGCGAGGCGACGGCCAACATCGCTCTCAAGCAGGAGCTTGGCGAAGGTGTCGCCGCAGCCCCCGTCGCCGATGCTGTTTCGGCACTGACGAACCTCGGCTACTCGCGTGACCAGGCAGCAAACGCCGTGGCCGCTGCCATGAAGACCGCCGGCGAAGGCGCCGACAGCGCCAAGCTCATCCGCCTCGGACTGAAGGAACTGGCGCGTTGA